The following coding sequences are from one Melanotaenia boesemani isolate fMelBoe1 chromosome 19, fMelBoe1.pri, whole genome shotgun sequence window:
- the LOC121629881 gene encoding leukemia inhibitory factor receptor translates to MSSCGIWSGLLFLKNFSFRGNSHLLLLGLMIASGMTLTSHFQALGVSCKSRNISAEFSHCVIHPDGVRGLTCFGKYTLRDKKNCTWKPGDHTWGKKYTVISQQSSKKHCQIYNDITNFHGEIILFKGHNLTVMVFENAASTNCTKAILKASPQNLWHCGPPNNVFIRRHSGGLYVNVSWSKEDAKLVNNFTVRYKELGSPPWTELNVKSQNGNTCMVKNLNSSLVYIVQIRCVTSEKCSQCPWSEPYTVPSELTMQPVIVKFQDTDVVQLTGRRLISVTWKFSAKEWYDGYHVSFGKVSGEPPYEKMSITQPEIRLILSSSAYQLNISAYNNASISPAVSHTIPQREDMPGVEEGRLNVTVRNNTSFTIYWKDDMTKVYSCYSVEWKKKGHTGLYKSFHQNSENYKTLTSLPEPFEPYQRYSISLHMRPNKNTCNMKRINNSESTYGSTQFYFIEGSPVSAPTNISCHNVTMNSVVLQWMSIPDEDIRGFLQGYIIHYTEYHNREMSTETNLTIDPQFNSYKLGELKSGTTYQVQISGFTSAGVGVRSTASFFKTDHEGHFDRSSLIIVFAVVATVLMFGSPIIKRAKVVLWPSIPSPGSSHAVQKLDGPCQQKLLGAIATLKVEEWDTKSLQILEMEAVIPSVNLPSLQPLLNTREDEGDSSERTCNWMQEDVDSTIGDIATDDPTDIFLDTQRPDLQISPLAFSSDYTTMAMFQQLMPHSLAADPAVTPAEESEAEDLTVVKPGIDYVRQFSTSPTSDSEDMSTMDLMKNESWTAEYKLQETLH, encoded by the exons ATGTCGAGCTGTGGAATTTGGTCAGGATTATTGTTTctaaaaaacttttcatttagaGGCAACTCGCATCTTCTCCTCCTTG GTCTTATGATTGCCTCCGGTATGACCCTCACCTCACATTTCCAAGCGCTCGGGG TGAGCTGCAAGTCAAGGAACATTTCTGCAGAATTCAGCCACTGTGTGATTCACCCTG ACGGAGTCCGTGGTTTAACCTGTTTTGGTAAATATACATTACGTGATAAGAAAAACTGTACATGGAAACCGGGAGACCACACATGGGGGAAGAAGTACACAGTCATCTCACAACAGAG cAGCAAAAAACACTGCCAAATATACAATGACATCACTAATTTTCATGGAGAGATCATATTATTTAAAGGTCACAACCTAACCGTGATGGTTTTTGAAAATGCTGCATCAACAAATTGCACAAAAGCTATTTTAAAAGCTTCCCCACAGAACCTGT GGCATTGTGGTCCTCCGAATAACGTGTTCATCAGGCGTCACTCTGGAGGActttatgtaaatgtgagctggagCAAGGAAGATGCAAAGCTCGTCAACAACTTCACAGTGAGATATAAAGAACTGGGAAGCCCCCCATGGACTGAG TTAAACGTTAAATCTCAGAATGGAAACACATGTATGGTGAAGAATCTAAACTCCTCACTGGTCTACATTGTGCAGATACGATGTGTCACCAGTGAGAAATGCTCACAGTGTCCGTGGAGTGAACCTTACACCGTCCCATCAG AGCTCACTATGCAGCCTGTTATTGTCAAGTTCCAAGATACTGATGTTGTGCAGCTAACAGGCCGCCGGCTGATTTCTGTAACCTggaag TTTTCTGCAAAAGAGTGGTATGATGGCTACCATGTGAGCTTTGGGAAAGTGTCAGGAGAGCCGCCATATGAGAAGATGAGCATCACTCAGCCTGAGATCCGACTCATTCTCTCGTCTTCAGCTTATCAGCTCAACATCAGCGCCTACAACAATGCAAGCATCTCGCCGGCTGTGAGCCACACAATACCACAACGTGAAGACATGCCAG GTGTAGAAGAAGGGAGGCTGAATGTGACGGTTCGTAATAATACATCTTTTACCATCTACTGGAAAGATGACATGACCAAAGTATATAGCTGCTATTCTGTGGAGTGGAAGAAAAAGGGGCATACAGGGTTGTACAAGTCTTTCCATCAGAACTCCGAAAACTACAAGACTTTGACATCTTTACCAG AGCCTTTTGAGCCTTATCAGAGATACAGCATCTCTCTGCACATGCgaccaaacaaaaacacctgcAACATGAAGCGCATCAACAACAGTGAGAGCACCTACGGGagcacacagttttatttcattGAAGGAT CTCCTGTCAGTGCTCCCACAAACATCAGCTGCCATAACGTGACAATGAACTCAGTGGTGTTGCAGTGGATGTCCATCCCAGATGAAGACATCAGAGGTTTCCTACAGGGTTACATAATCCACTACACCGAGTATCACAACAGGGAAATGAGTACAGAAACCA ATCTAACCATAGATCCACAGTTCAACAGCTACAAACTGGGAGAGCTCAAAAGTGGTACAACATACCAGGTCCAGATATCCGGCTTCACCTCTGCAGGTGTAGGAGTGAGAAGTACTGCAAGTTTCTTTAAAACAGACCATGAAG GACATTTTGACCGCAGCAGCCTCATCATAGTCTTTGCAGTAGTGGCCACTGTGCTGATGTTTGGATCGCCAATAATAAAAAG AGCAAAAGTCGTCCTGTGGCCAAGCATACCCAGCCCTGGAAGCAGCCACGCAGTGCAGAAATTAGATGGGCCCTGTCAACAG aaACTTCTTGGGGCAATTGCTACTCTAAAGGTGGAAGAATGGGACACAAAAAGTCTTCAGATACTTGAGATGGAAGCTGTGATCCCTTCTGTGAACCTACCATCACTGCAACCTCTTCTCAATACAAGGGAGGACGAGGGAGATTCATCAGAAAGGACGTGTAACTGGATGCAAGAGGACGTAGACAGCACAATTGGAGATATCGCAACTGATGATCCAACAGACATTTTCTTGGACACGCAAAGGCCAGACCTCCAAATATCTCCTTTGGCATTTTCAAGTGACTATACCACGATGGCAATGTTCCAGCAGCTGATGCCGCACAGCCTCGCAGCAGATCCAGCTGTTACTCCAGCTGAGGAGAGCGAGGCAGAGGACCTAACTGTGGTGAAGCCAGGAATAGACTACGTGAGACAATTTAGCACCAGTCCAACTTCAGACAGTGAGGACATGTCCACGATGGATTTAATGAAGAATGAAAGCTGGACTGCAGAATATAAACTGCAAGAAACACTACactga